CACTGCATCCAAATTCCGCTACTGAGCTGATATTGCAGGATCATCCGCATATCCCTGAGCTGGTACAGCAGTTGATCCGTTATTTTGCTACCTTGTCGCATACCTCGTCATTGGACACGGAGCAGCTGGCGCACGGCATGCTGGTTCATTTTAAGCCCATGCTGAACCGGCTCAAATATCAAATCTCGATCAAAAACCCGCTCATTCAGCAGATTAAGTATGAATTCCCAGCCGTCTATGATCGTACTGCACTATCGATTGGCTTGATGCTGGAACAGCTGCATATTCGGCATATGAGTGAGGATGAGATTGGCTATCTAGCATTGTATTTTCAAAATGCACTGGAACAGCAAGTACGCCATCAGCGTGTGCTGCTCGTCTGCTCTAGCGGTGTCGGCACTTCCCATCTGCTGAAAAGCCGGATCGTACGCGCGTTTCCCGACTGGGAGATTGTCCAGATTGTATCGTCGAGTCAGCTATCACAGGCGATGCAGGAAATGGAATCTACCATTGATCTGATCATCTCCACCGTTAAGCTGCGCGAAAGTGAGTGGCCCGTCATTTATGTAAGCGCTCTATTCAATGATGATGATGTCAAACAAGTCACGACGCATATTCTGCAACATGAAAGGACGCACGAGCAAGTCACTTCGCCGGAAGCCCATTTTAGTCGCTATCTGGATGACCGCCATCTGGAGGTGATTACGCAGGATAAGGCGCGTGCGATCCGACGTCTCGCTGGCAAAATGAGCGGCAAACGTCAGCGCAGCGGTCAATTAACCGGCTTGGAGCACATCGTTCTGTCCTGCGGTGACCGCATATCGCTATTGCCCAGCGCCGCCGCATCTCAACCACAGCTTGGCTTGATCATCACCTGCGATGCGGAGGAACGCATTCAGTCGCTCGACTGGCTGCTCTGTTTGCCAGATCACCCTACCGCATTGAAGCTGCTATCACAGCTTGCCGATTGGTATCATCTCTCCGGCGGTCGCGAGCATTTGCTTCAAATGTCAGGCTCGCACGTCAACAGCACTTCATTTCAGCAACGATTGAAGGAGGATCATTATGGATATCACGAAAATCATCAATAAACATCGAATCAAGCTGGATATGCAAGCCACAACCAAGGATGAAGTCTTTCATGAGTTGAGCGAATTGCTGTATGAACAGGGCGTGCTATCCTCGGTCGACGAATTTGTCGCCGACATATACCAACGCGAAGCCGAAGGACAGACCGGTCTGGAAAATCATATCGCTATCCCGCATGGCAAATCCGAAGCTGTACTGCAAACCTCACTCGCCATCGGACGCACCGCTCACCCTATCCCATGGGAAACGATTGACGGCAAGCCTGTACACTGCATTATTCTGTTCGCCGTCCGCATGGTGGATAAGACAACCACACATATCAAATTAATGTCGCAGGTCGCCTCTGCACTTGCTGATGAGGAGGTGGTGGACAGGCTGCTAACCGAACCGGACCCGGATAAGCTGATTGCCCTGTTCTCGATTCACGCCGAGACACACTAACGGAATACAGCCGTTCCCCATCT
The window above is part of the Paenibacillus sp. JQZ6Y-1 genome. Proteins encoded here:
- a CDS encoding BglG family transcription antiterminator, giving the protein MITLSFRQKQMMDLLLKQEQYMTARQLADHMQLSEKTIYRELQTIEELLKSCNIELQKQTGRGYRLELTTIQRTQLNLHEQSEEVESIHLSIQTRRIRILAQLLSQAPHETSISRLATQYYISNASIVNDLRWIEDMLEPFELKLVRHQRGTCITGSEADIRKAFMHLINDLILTEPYGAEYTVHERLDRLTFRELKQQFAADDIAFVQSLLEEAEQELHYPIGDPYYINILTHLLILMKRMEHGKLLTGKLDTAQIQSPDERIFRLARRMLLQIEAYRGNRLPEEEVYFIYQYLISSGVGVSLHPNSATELILQDHPHIPELVQQLIRYFATLSHTSSLDTEQLAHGMLVHFKPMLNRLKYQISIKNPLIQQIKYEFPAVYDRTALSIGLMLEQLHIRHMSEDEIGYLALYFQNALEQQVRHQRVLLVCSSGVGTSHLLKSRIVRAFPDWEIVQIVSSSQLSQAMQEMESTIDLIISTVKLRESEWPVIYVSALFNDDDVKQVTTHILQHERTHEQVTSPEAHFSRYLDDRHLEVITQDKARAIRRLAGKMSGKRQRSGQLTGLEHIVLSCGDRISLLPSAAASQPQLGLIITCDAEERIQSLDWLLCLPDHPTALKLLSQLADWYHLSGGREHLLQMSGSHVNSTSFQQRLKEDHYGYHENHQ
- a CDS encoding PTS sugar transporter subunit IIA codes for the protein MDITKIINKHRIKLDMQATTKDEVFHELSELLYEQGVLSSVDEFVADIYQREAEGQTGLENHIAIPHGKSEAVLQTSLAIGRTAHPIPWETIDGKPVHCIILFAVRMVDKTTTHIKLMSQVASALADEEVVDRLLTEPDPDKLIALFSIHAETH